CACAGTTGCACTCTCGCCGTCGCCCCAATGGATGGCAACACCTGGCGACGCTATCGATTGTTGAGCGATCGCGGTACAGAACCCATTTTCTTTTTAGAGCCTGATAATCCCGATGAGTGGTGTGACCATTTCCGCGAAGCTGGCTTTACTTCCTTTGCAGACTATAGCTCAGGACTAACCACCAACCTGACTCAGGTTGATCCCCGCATGGTGCGAGTCGAGCAGCGGTTAACCGAGATTGGGGTCAAGGTGCGATCGCTAAATCTGGACAACTTTGAACGAGAACTCCAGCAAATTCATCAGCTATCCCTCATTAGCTTTCGCAACAATTTTCTCTACACCCCCATCAGCCAAACGGAATTCATCAGCCAATACAGCCAAATCAAACCCTACGTTCAACCGCAGTTGGTGCTTATGGCAGAACATGGAGATACTTTAGTGGGATTTCTCTTTGCCATCCCCGATTTGCTGCAAGCCAAACGGGGAGAAGCCATCAACACGGTGATTATCAAAACCGTTGCTGTGTTACCCGGTAAGACTTATGCCGGATTAGGCAATCTTTTGGTGTCACAGTGTCAGGCGATCGCTCATCAACTCGGCTATACCCGTGCCATTCATGCCCTGATGCACAACGCTAACAACTCACGCAATCTGAGCGATCGCTATGCCCACACAATTCGACGCTACACGCTATTGGCTAAACCATTAGCTCAACTCTAAACCTCGACGAGTTGAGGTTCGGTGTCTTCGGTCATCTCCCAAGTCGGCATCGATGCCAACCGTGCGATCGCCTGATCGATTAACGCAACCCCTTCTGTCACCGACTCAATCACGGCTAACTTGCCGCGTAACTCTGATGCTGCCGGAAACCCCTTGGCATACCAGGTCATATGTTTGCGGGCTTGACGAATGCCGCGATCGCCCTTGTACTCCCACAACATATGGAGATGGTCACGCGCACACAGCAACCGTTCAATGGGAGTTGGGGGTTGGCGCAACTCTCCCGTTTTGAGGAAATGATCTACCTCGCCCACTAAAAAGGGATAGCCCAACGTGCCACGAGAACACATCACGCCATCCGCGCCCGTCAACTCCAGGCAGCGCACCGCCGCGTCTACTGAAAAAATATCGCCGTTGGCAATCACCGGAATCGTCAGCACTTCCTTGACTTTGGCGATCCACTCCCACCGAGCAGAACCGTTATAGCCCTGAGCGCGAGTCCGTCCGTGTAGAGTCAACATCTGCGCTCCGGCATCCTGCATCCGTTGGGCAAACTCAACCGCGTTAATTTCCTTATCTGACCAACCAATCCGCGTTTTAACCGTAACGGGCACCTTAACCGCATTCACCACCGATCGCACAATGTCTCCTGCCAGTTCCGGTTCCCGCAATAGCGACGAGCCGCCCCCATTCTTAGTGATTTTATTCACCGGACAACCCATGTTGATATCAACCGTATCGGCTCCCTCATCGACTGCTTTTTGTGCTGCCTCCGCTAAAAAGTCGGGACGGCAGTCAAATAGTTGAATGCTAATCGGTCGCTCGTTCGGGTCAACCTCCATAATTTTGGGTAGCTCTTTGACATAGTGCAACCCTGTTGCGTTGACCATCTCGGTATACATCATGGAGTCGGGGGCATATCGCCGCACCAACCGCCGAAAGACGAGATCTGTCACCCCTGATAAGGGCGATTGCAACACCCGGCTTTTGACCTCAAACTGACCGATTTTGAGGGGGGTAGACAACCGTTCTTTTAAGTCAGGAGACAGGGAAACCATACAAACCTATGCCATGAACCAATCAAAACTCAATTTTATCGCTGTTCTTGCTCAGGCTGTAAAAACGGTTTCAACTAGGCTGAAGTACAGGTTTTTACTAGCCTAACGCCACTTTGTAAGTAACTAAAGATCATGAATGACTAAGAAGTGGCATACCAGAATTATTTTTTCGTAGTAGCTAATATACCCTCAGGGAGTCATGCCTATTTTCAGTAGAGGCACCCTCCATCATGTCATCTGTTACAGAGCAATCTAGCCCTTCCTCTACGACTCTTCCTCCAGTCAGACTTCTCATTGTTGAAGATGACCCAGTAATGCAACTGGGTTTAGAACAGTTTTTTGCGGATTATCCGCAAGTGGAACTGGTTGGTCAGGCAGCGAATGGTTATGCCGGGGTTGAAATTGCTCTGCAACAGCAACCCGACGTGGTGATCATGGATATTGGCTTGCCGCAACTGGATGGTATTGCCGCCACACAACAAATTAAGCAAGCCAATCCAGATATTCGGGTAGTCATGCTCACCTCTCACACCGCTGAAACAGAAATGATCGCGGCTTTGTGCAGTGGAGCAGACGCCTATTGTGTCAAAGGGGTTAGTGTCGATCAACTGCTGCTGGCGATCGCCTCTGCTCAGGAAGGGGCTGTCTATCTCGACCCTCGCATTGCTCGTCAAGTGGTTGAGCATCTCAAACCATCTACCTCAGCGGCTCCAACGGCTCCCATTGGTCAACTTTCGGAGCGAGAATTAGAGGTGCTGAAATTGATTGTAGAAGGCAAAACGAACCCTGAAATTGCAGCAGCATTGTTCCTCAGCCCCAGCACAATCAAAGCTCACATTCGCAGCATTATGAACAAGTTAGCCGTGGATGATCGCGTCCAGGCGGCTGTTGTTGCATTGCGAACTGGGCTGGTTTAGCAGAAGCATTGCACAAGT
Above is a genomic segment from Oscillatoria sp. FACHB-1407 containing:
- a CDS encoding GNAT family N-acetyltransferase, with translation MQEISYQFVERSPSNTYQNFGGLPPMNAGTLAQHAPDAHWMLIQDDKGITAYCSLWWQNVPTYATPLMKGDRGDQAFAQNQHRLGLIGHYAAQDAESAQLLLNHACNQLAAHSCTLAVAPMDGNTWRRYRLLSDRGTEPIFFLEPDNPDEWCDHFREAGFTSFADYSSGLTTNLTQVDPRMVRVEQRLTEIGVKVRSLNLDNFERELQQIHQLSLISFRNNFLYTPISQTEFISQYSQIKPYVQPQLVLMAEHGDTLVGFLFAIPDLLQAKRGEAINTVIIKTVAVLPGKTYAGLGNLLVSQCQAIAHQLGYTRAIHALMHNANNSRNLSDRYAHTIRRYTLLAKPLAQL
- the dusB gene encoding tRNA dihydrouridine synthase DusB, whose amino-acid sequence is MVSLSPDLKERLSTPLKIGQFEVKSRVLQSPLSGVTDLVFRRLVRRYAPDSMMYTEMVNATGLHYVKELPKIMEVDPNERPISIQLFDCRPDFLAEAAQKAVDEGADTVDINMGCPVNKITKNGGGSSLLREPELAGDIVRSVVNAVKVPVTVKTRIGWSDKEINAVEFAQRMQDAGAQMLTLHGRTRAQGYNGSARWEWIAKVKEVLTIPVIANGDIFSVDAAVRCLELTGADGVMCSRGTLGYPFLVGEVDHFLKTGELRQPPTPIERLLCARDHLHMLWEYKGDRGIRQARKHMTWYAKGFPAASELRGKLAVIESVTEGVALIDQAIARLASMPTWEMTEDTEPQLVEV
- a CDS encoding response regulator; this encodes MSSVTEQSSPSSTTLPPVRLLIVEDDPVMQLGLEQFFADYPQVELVGQAANGYAGVEIALQQQPDVVIMDIGLPQLDGIAATQQIKQANPDIRVVMLTSHTAETEMIAALCSGADAYCVKGVSVDQLLLAIASAQEGAVYLDPRIARQVVEHLKPSTSAAPTAPIGQLSERELEVLKLIVEGKTNPEIAAALFLSPSTIKAHIRSIMNKLAVDDRVQAAVVALRTGLV